A single window of Metallosphaera hakonensis JCM 8857 = DSM 7519 DNA harbors:
- a CDS encoding pyridoxal-phosphate-dependent aminotransferase family protein, with the protein MTRKLLMHVGPVTIDYDVLVAGLRGDTGFTSQEFVEAMSFSLKYLRKLMGADETYQPFIIPGGGTSAMESVASLLRRGDKVLVVSNGVFGDRWKAIFNRYSVAVDVLKCDPGDYVKPDDVEKAVKDEKYTLVAMTHVETSTGVREPVEAVAKRIRDKVELIAVDGVSSVGAEAVKAKDNQIDVYLTASQKAIGVPPGAGLLVLSERAVSRLSDESVAGYYLNLKNWVDVMRNLEDGKASYFATLPVQLIFMLAKAFELMDKEGLENRIKRHERVAQGVRAGLESMGLEIVAKRPETYSNTVTGVMVKKANPSEVLKAVLSEGLELAPGVHPALAGKYFRIGHMGWVTPNDVMTTIAVLERVLKRMGEPVNLGEGVRAVQLTYS; encoded by the coding sequence CGACGTGTTGGTGGCTGGCTTAAGGGGGGACACAGGATTCACATCCCAGGAGTTCGTCGAAGCCATGTCCTTTTCTTTAAAGTATCTCCGTAAACTAATGGGGGCAGATGAGACCTATCAACCCTTCATTATACCGGGTGGCGGAACCTCTGCTATGGAGAGCGTGGCCTCTCTCCTTAGAAGAGGGGATAAGGTCCTAGTGGTTTCCAACGGCGTTTTCGGTGATAGATGGAAGGCCATATTCAACCGCTACTCCGTCGCTGTTGACGTGCTGAAATGCGATCCCGGAGACTACGTGAAGCCAGACGATGTAGAGAAGGCAGTGAAAGACGAGAAATACACCTTGGTCGCCATGACCCATGTGGAGACCAGCACCGGCGTCAGGGAACCTGTAGAGGCTGTGGCCAAGAGGATAAGGGATAAGGTGGAACTAATTGCAGTGGACGGAGTTAGTAGTGTTGGGGCAGAAGCAGTAAAGGCAAAGGACAACCAGATAGACGTTTACCTCACCGCCAGCCAAAAGGCCATAGGAGTCCCCCCAGGAGCTGGGCTCTTGGTGCTCTCTGAGAGGGCAGTTTCGAGACTATCTGACGAATCGGTCGCAGGATATTACCTCAACCTTAAGAACTGGGTAGACGTCATGAGGAACCTTGAAGACGGAAAGGCCTCCTATTTCGCTACTCTTCCAGTTCAATTGATATTCATGTTGGCTAAGGCCTTTGAGTTGATGGACAAGGAAGGGCTCGAAAACAGGATCAAGAGGCATGAGAGGGTGGCCCAGGGCGTAAGGGCTGGACTGGAGAGTATGGGGTTGGAGATAGTAGCCAAGAGACCAGAGACCTATAGCAACACAGTGACTGGGGTCATGGTCAAGAAGGCGAATCCATCTGAAGTTCTTAAGGCGGTTTTATCAGAGGGTCTTGAGCTTGCTCCAGGAGTTCACCCAGCGTTAGCAGGGAAGTACTTTAGGATCGGTCATATGGGTTGGGTCACTCCCAACGATGTAATGACCACGATTGCAGTCCTAGAGAGGGT